A single region of the Streptomyces vilmorinianum genome encodes:
- a CDS encoding collagenase, protein MSIHRRVRSSLLASAIAVTLLASAGQAGASAADTDPRPTPAPAPALGAAAPEAGHGANPFDEVERLARAPRTAFGPAPAPGGLATGRVPGQAPSATAVRTYATAVTTTAAGVPCTLDGITGLGPERFADFLADPAVTADGCLRGLIWTWDARLTPVMSDAHVQAVARRISSLAASHDGRNSSHLEEMFTYLHAVAYHDYSRDEIDTTDAPTVNAVRQAVADFGAAARTFDVTKTNANTLREALYAASAPGLRQHQLGLIKRVLATMDPSHTATHLDPAWAGAALAALSVNYLGVYTGNQDTAFHAAVSADPAYRATFKAFASYGHLKGTANSWVARDALGEYGRFGEIESLKTGIVADLGILLTPVVDTFGRGSEQWAKVVSWLNFYEACKPYGVCKDDIERQIFPYTYTYDNGAIKVRTGLDRATVDQLYYASKQVKAQFHRVLGTEQPLAGDPNTTLNIVLYGSRADYENYHPILTGMGTNNGGIYIERGATFYTYQRRVPQDSSLTLEELFRHEYTHYLNGRFAVPGFFGEGPWYQDDRTTAMDEGTAEFFDGATRDDGIAVRKSLVRSIINDTAGGGPRMNVEQILNATYDGDGFRFYSYAGTFFEYLWTERPSLLREMYGHLRNNDVRAYDSWRHRLGADTYLQRGYDRFLDAQIAKVDDLFVPNTTYTPNDQLRDSALANVKSSFAAATSNNPDCVENGDPGKRRFVCTGRITANLTNWASDDQNFKDMSETVDYFILDRAGAASTNLADMNCSFGPIEIWSTRVAGTSSYSCEGPLRS, encoded by the coding sequence TTGTCCATCCACAGACGCGTGCGCTCGTCCCTGCTCGCCTCCGCGATCGCGGTGACCCTCCTGGCCTCCGCCGGCCAGGCCGGCGCCTCCGCGGCAGACACGGACCCCCGCCCCACCCCGGCACCCGCCCCGGCGCTCGGCGCGGCGGCCCCCGAGGCCGGGCACGGAGCCAACCCGTTCGACGAGGTCGAGCGCCTCGCCCGCGCTCCCCGCACGGCCTTCGGGCCCGCCCCCGCCCCCGGCGGGCTCGCCACCGGCCGCGTTCCCGGCCAGGCGCCGTCGGCCACCGCCGTACGGACCTACGCCACGGCCGTCACCACCACGGCCGCCGGCGTCCCCTGCACGCTCGACGGGATCACGGGCCTCGGCCCCGAGCGGTTCGCCGACTTCCTCGCCGACCCGGCCGTCACCGCCGACGGCTGTCTGCGCGGCCTCATCTGGACCTGGGACGCCCGGCTCACGCCCGTCATGTCCGACGCCCACGTCCAGGCCGTCGCCCGCCGAATATCGAGCCTGGCCGCCTCCCACGACGGCCGGAACTCCTCCCACCTGGAGGAGATGTTCACCTACCTGCACGCGGTCGCCTATCACGACTACTCACGCGACGAGATCGACACCACCGACGCCCCCACCGTGAACGCCGTCCGGCAGGCCGTCGCCGACTTCGGCGCCGCCGCCCGCACCTTCGACGTCACGAAGACCAACGCGAACACGCTGCGCGAAGCCCTCTACGCCGCGAGCGCCCCGGGGCTGCGCCAGCACCAACTCGGCCTGATCAAGCGGGTCCTGGCCACCATGGACCCGTCCCACACCGCCACCCACCTCGACCCCGCCTGGGCCGGAGCCGCGCTCGCCGCGCTCTCCGTCAACTACCTGGGTGTCTACACAGGCAACCAGGACACCGCCTTCCACGCGGCCGTCTCCGCCGACCCCGCCTACCGCGCCACCTTCAAGGCCTTCGCGAGCTACGGACACCTCAAGGGCACCGCCAACAGCTGGGTCGCACGCGACGCGCTCGGCGAGTACGGTCGCTTCGGCGAGATCGAGAGCCTCAAGACCGGCATCGTCGCCGACCTCGGCATCCTGCTCACCCCGGTCGTCGACACCTTCGGCCGCGGCAGCGAGCAGTGGGCCAAGGTGGTCTCCTGGCTCAACTTCTACGAGGCGTGCAAGCCGTACGGGGTCTGCAAGGACGACATCGAGCGGCAGATCTTCCCGTACACGTACACCTACGACAACGGGGCCATCAAGGTCCGCACGGGTCTCGACCGGGCCACCGTCGACCAGCTCTACTACGCGAGCAAGCAGGTCAAGGCGCAGTTCCACCGCGTCCTCGGCACCGAGCAGCCGCTCGCGGGCGACCCCAACACCACCCTGAACATCGTGCTGTACGGCTCCCGGGCCGACTACGAGAACTACCACCCGATCCTGACCGGGATGGGCACCAACAACGGCGGCATCTACATCGAGCGGGGCGCCACCTTCTACACGTACCAGCGCCGCGTGCCGCAGGACTCCTCCCTGACCCTCGAGGAGCTGTTCCGGCACGAGTACACCCACTACCTCAACGGCCGCTTCGCCGTCCCCGGCTTCTTCGGCGAGGGACCCTGGTACCAGGACGACCGGACGACCGCGATGGACGAGGGCACGGCCGAGTTCTTCGACGGGGCCACCCGCGACGACGGCATCGCCGTCCGCAAGTCACTCGTCCGCAGCATCATCAACGACACCGCGGGCGGCGGCCCGCGCATGAACGTCGAGCAGATCCTCAACGCCACCTACGACGGCGACGGCTTCCGCTTCTACAGCTACGCCGGCACCTTCTTCGAGTACCTGTGGACCGAGCGGCCCTCGCTGCTCCGCGAGATGTACGGGCATCTGCGCAACAACGACGTCCGGGCGTACGACTCCTGGCGCCACCGGCTGGGCGCCGACACCTACCTCCAGCGGGGCTACGACCGCTTCCTGGACGCGCAGATCGCCAAGGTCGACGACCTGTTCGTGCCCAACACCACCTATACGCCCAACGACCAGCTCCGCGACTCGGCGCTCGCGAACGTGAAGTCCTCCTTCGCCGCCGCGACCTCCAACAACCCCGACTGCGTGGAGAACGGCGACCCGGGCAAGCGCCGGTTCGTCTGCACGGGACGGATCACCGCCAACCTCACCAACTGGGCGAGCGACGACCAGAACTTCAAGGACATGTCCGAGACGGTCGACTACTTCATCCTGGACCGGGCGGGCGCCGCGTCCACCAACCTGGCCGACATGAACTGCAGCTTCGGACCCATCGAGATCTGGTCCACCAGGGTGGCCGGAACGTCGAGCTACAGCTGTGAGGGCCCCCTGCGCAGCTGA